From the genome of Oikeobacillus pervagus, one region includes:
- the murA gene encoding UDP-N-acetylglucosamine 1-carboxyvinyltransferase codes for MEKIIVRGGKRLSGTVKVEGAKNAVLPVIAASLLASKEKSIIRDVPALSDVYTINEVLRYLNCNVTFENNTITVDASRELLIEAPFEYVRKMRASVLVMGSLLARTGKARVALPGGCAIGSRPIDQHLKGFEAMGAVVKVGNGFIEAEVDGKLKGAKIYLDFPSVGATENIMMAAVLADGTTTIENCAKEPEIVDLANFLNKMGANVKGAGTGTIRIEGVEDLTGADHNIIPDRIEAGTFMTAAAITGGNVLVQGAVPEHLTSLIAKLEEMGVTIIEEKDGLRVIGPEEIKAVDIKTMPHPGFPTDMQSQMMALLLRAKGTSVITETVFENRFMHVEEFRRMNANIKIEGRSVIINGPSQLQGAEVAATDLRAAAALIVAGLVSDGYTRVTELKHLDRGYVNFHEKLAALGANIVRVDEEITDDQKAEMLITDMNA; via the coding sequence TTGGAAAAAATCATCGTCCGCGGCGGAAAAAGGCTAAGCGGCACTGTTAAAGTTGAAGGTGCTAAAAATGCTGTATTGCCTGTTATCGCTGCATCATTATTAGCTAGTAAAGAAAAAAGCATCATCCGTGATGTACCTGCACTCTCCGATGTATATACGATCAACGAGGTATTGCGTTATTTAAATTGTAACGTAACCTTTGAAAACAATACGATCACTGTTGATGCGTCTAGAGAGTTATTAATAGAGGCCCCATTTGAATACGTTAGAAAAATGCGTGCTTCTGTGTTAGTTATGGGGTCATTGCTTGCTAGAACAGGAAAAGCTCGTGTAGCTTTACCAGGAGGCTGTGCAATTGGTTCTCGGCCTATTGATCAACATCTTAAAGGATTTGAAGCAATGGGCGCGGTAGTGAAAGTAGGAAACGGCTTTATTGAAGCAGAAGTAGACGGGAAATTAAAAGGAGCAAAAATTTACTTAGATTTCCCAAGTGTGGGAGCAACAGAGAATATTATGATGGCTGCAGTACTGGCTGATGGAACGACCACGATTGAAAACTGTGCAAAAGAACCAGAGATTGTTGATTTAGCCAACTTTTTAAATAAAATGGGGGCGAATGTCAAGGGGGCAGGTACAGGAACGATTCGAATCGAAGGAGTAGAAGATTTAACTGGTGCAGACCATAATATTATTCCAGACCGAATTGAAGCCGGCACTTTTATGACAGCTGCAGCAATTACCGGTGGAAATGTTTTGGTACAAGGAGCAGTCCCTGAACATCTTACTTCTTTAATTGCCAAACTCGAAGAAATGGGTGTTACGATTATTGAAGAAAAAGATGGTCTACGCGTGATTGGCCCTGAGGAAATTAAAGCAGTAGATATCAAAACAATGCCACATCCAGGATTCCCTACGGATATGCAGTCACAAATGATGGCTCTTTTACTTCGTGCAAAAGGAACGAGTGTAATTACGGAGACTGTCTTTGAAAATCGCTTTATGCATGTGGAAGAATTTCGCCGTATGAATGCTAATATTAAAATTGAAGGTCGATCTGTTATTATTAATGGTCCTTCACAACTTCAAGGTGCAGAAGTCGCCGCAACAGATCTTCGTGCAGCTGCAGCCTTAATCGTAGCTGGTTTAGTGTCTGATGGCTATACACGCGTGACGGAATTGAAGCATTTAGACCGTGGATATGTGAATTTCCATGAGAAACTCGCTGCATTAGGTGCTAACATTGTGCGTGTAGATGAAGAAATAACTGATGACCAAAAAGCTGAAATGCTTATAACAGACATGAACGCTTAA